From Chryseobacterium joostei, the proteins below share one genomic window:
- a CDS encoding protein O-mannosyl-transferase family, with the protein MKRDLSAIVLFFIFLVIYYIGSFTRIPFADCVGFVLSVENGEFETTATATSHFLYTNTAILIKNLTGLNAIEASRFLVVTSGAATVSVIYLTVKSIAKTEWAAITAAIVFGFSFSFWRNAEIVEVYTYNSLWVSLFFYSMTKVFSEKKNAHIILSSLFLGISLWVHIQNILMIPALLLFLFYFKEEKKYMYSSLALFIVLFSSLFILNIAQGLPFKSPYSSDQGTWVQDSLKQTPVQLIKDFLLSFFYLIYNFNIFIFFGAAGIALLYRLNKEMFYVFFIAAVLVYGFSTFYIVSDNYVFFIPFNIIFALSIGYGLSSAKYASFKKVSWICLFIPLGYVICYNIALSTEKGKEAHAFKKYKGGLNYYLLPWMNNNAGILEFTIDKKTAPEPIHWMTFSALEYIKVLKSKGYTEEQIRKL; encoded by the coding sequence ATTCCCTTTGCTGATTGTGTAGGATTTGTTCTTTCTGTAGAAAATGGTGAGTTTGAAACCACAGCTACAGCTACCAGTCATTTTTTATATACCAACACCGCTATTTTAATTAAAAACCTGACAGGTCTTAATGCGATTGAAGCCAGTCGGTTCCTTGTTGTTACTTCAGGCGCAGCAACGGTTTCTGTTATTTATCTTACTGTAAAAAGCATTGCAAAGACCGAATGGGCAGCCATTACAGCGGCTATTGTCTTTGGTTTCAGTTTTTCCTTTTGGAGGAATGCTGAAATTGTGGAAGTATACACCTATAATTCTTTATGGGTAAGTCTTTTTTTCTATTCCATGACAAAAGTCTTTAGTGAAAAGAAAAACGCACATATTATACTAAGCAGTTTGTTCCTGGGGATTAGTCTCTGGGTGCACATCCAGAACATTTTGATGATTCCTGCTTTGCTTCTTTTTTTATTTTATTTCAAAGAAGAAAAAAAGTACATGTATTCATCGCTTGCTCTTTTTATCGTATTATTTTCATCCTTGTTTATTCTGAATATTGCTCAGGGATTGCCTTTTAAATCCCCCTACTCTTCAGATCAGGGAACGTGGGTTCAGGATTCATTGAAACAGACCCCGGTACAATTGATAAAAGACTTTCTTTTATCTTTTTTCTACCTCATTTATAACTTCAATATTTTTATATTCTTCGGAGCTGCAGGAATCGCTTTGCTATATCGATTAAACAAGGAAATGTTTTATGTATTCTTTATTGCTGCCGTATTGGTATATGGTTTTTCCACATTCTATATTGTTTCAGACAATTATGTATTCTTTATCCCTTTCAATATTATTTTTGCGCTTTCCATAGGATATGGGTTGTCTTCAGCAAAATACGCTTCATTCAAAAAAGTTTCATGGATTTGCCTGTTTATTCCTTTAGGATATGTTATCTGCTACAACATTGCGCTCTCTACAGAAAAAGGAAAGGAAGCTCATGCATTTAAAAAATATAAGGGAGGCCTGAACTATTACTTGCTTCCATGGATGAACAACAATGCAGGTATCCTTGAATTTACCATTGATAAGAAAACAGCTCCTGAACCTATCCATTGGATGACATTCAGTGCCTTGGAATATATAAAGGTCTTAAAAAGCAAAGGTTATACTGAAGAGCAGATCCGAAAACTTTAA